The window CGCAACGGCGACATGGTCGCCACAGGAAGCGACGACGAAACCGTCCGGCTGTGGGACACAGAGACGGGAAAGAGCCGACCACCTCTCAAGGACCACCGCTCTCCGGTACTCTCAGCGGCCTTCAGCCGTGACGGCAAAACCCTCGCCACCGGGGGCGAGAACGGGAAGGTCCTGCTGCGCAACCCTGACACCGGCGAGGCTCGCAAGCGGGTCGCCGCACACAGTGGCGCGGTGTACGACATCACGTTCCGTGCCGACAGCCGCGTCCTTGCCACCGCCGGCGGCGATTCGACAGCGAAACTCTGGGACCCGCGCGGAAAACTCCTCAACACACTCACCGGCCACAAGGCCGACGTGATGTCCGTGGCATTCAGTCCCGACGGCAACACCGTCGCCACCGCAAGCTATGACGGAACCGTCCGCCTGTGGGACGCGAACACCGGCCGATCGACCGCCACTTTGACCAAGCATGCCGGAGCCGTGTTCGCAGTGGCATTCCACCGTGACGGCAAGATCCTCGCCACCGGCGGCTCGGACGGCACCGTCCGGCTGTGGGACACGGAGACCGGCAAGCCCCGTAGGACGTTCCTCGGGAGCCTCAGCGGTGTGTATCACGTGACGTTCAGCCCCGACGGCCGCATCCTCGCCACCGCGGGCGCCGACGGGACGGCGCGCGTGTGGGACATCACCGAATCCCCCGAACCCGACAAGATCATCGAGCAGATCTGCCGCACCTTCGACCGCGACCTCACCTCGCAGGAAAGCAAGGCCTACCTCCACGACGGCTCAGACGCCGCCGTATGCCCATGAGCACCGACGGCGGGCCACCCAAGGCAGCCCGCCGTCAGCACAACACCATGAACCTCAGGGCAAGTTACGGACGCAACGTCCGCTCCACACCCCTCTTGTCCAGCTTCGCGTCGAACTTCGCCAGCGGCTTCGCCAGGGACGCATCAGCCTTGACCGCGGCCGAGGCCACGCCCGCCCACTCCAGGATCTTCGCCGTCGCGAGGGCCTTCTCGGAGTCGACCAGTCCAGCCACCCGCGCACCATGGTTCGCACCCGGCGCCGTGAAGACGTACGAGTCGCGCGCGCCCTTGCCGAGGCGGAAGGGTTCCGCGCCCCACGGGTCGTTCTCGCCGTACACGAAGAGCATCTGCCGGGCGTTGTGGCGGACCCAGCTGTCCACGTCACGCATGGCGTACGGCTGGAACGTCATCGGGATCGAGCGCGGCACGAAGTACCTCGGCGGCAGGTAGCCGTAGCGGATGTACTGCTTCTCGATGTGCGGGAAGACGATCGTGGGGGCGCCCAGTTGCGTGCCTGCCTGGTAGTAGTACGGCGTGTACGGCTCCAGGCCCTGGTCCGTGTAGAACGAGAAGCCCGCGATCGTGTCGATCGAGGTCCAGATCTCCTCGTCCGTCGCGTTCTTCGCGTCCGCGGGAATCGTGCCGCAGTCCGAGAGCAGGCTGTACTGCCAGAAGCCCCAGACGTAGTCGAGGACGGTCGCCTCGTACGCCTTGTCCAGGCTGCCGACGGTGTCGAAGGTGTAGCCGTTCTCGGCCGCGTACGCCGCGTACCGCTGCTCCAGCGGCTCCCGGCGGACCAGCGCCTCGCGCTGGACGCCGTTCAGGCGGTCGCGGCACTCCTCGGTGCCGACGTTCGCGAAGAACTCGTCGTACGCCGAGTCCTCCTTGTTCACCACGTCGTTGGGGGCGACGTAGGCGACGACGCCGTCCATGTCACGCGGGTAGAAGCGCTCGTAGTACGTGGCGGTCATGCCGCCCTTCGAGCCGCCCGTGGAGAGCCACTTCTTGTCGTAGAGGGGCTTGAGCGCCTTGAAGATACGGTGCTGGTCGCTCGCCGCCTGCCAGATGTCCAGCTTCGTCCAGTCGGCGGGAGCCGGCCGGGACGGGGTGAAGTAGCGGTACTCCATGGAGATCTGGTTGCCGTCCACGATCTGTGTCGGCTCGCGCCGGCTCGGGGTCGTGGAGACGTTGTAGCCGCCGGTGTAGAAGACCGTCGGCCGGCTGACGTCCTTGTGCAGCACGGTGATCCGCTGCTGGAACGTGCCCTTGGACGGCTGCCGGTGGTCGACCGGCTGGGTGTAGTTCAGAACGAAGAATCGGTAGCCCGTGTACGGCTTCTCCTCGACCAGGCTCATGCCCGGTATCGAGAGCAGCCGGTCCTTGATGTCGGTGGTGGCCTCCGGCTGGGCGGCGGTGGCCGCCCCTGCCGTACTCAACGTGCCTATGAGCACCGTGAGCGCCAGCAGCCATCTGAGCGCCTTGCGCATGCACCCTCCCCTGTAAGTCAGATGTGCGCCCGGAAGCTATCGGAGCAACTGACGATCACACCAGAGGAGTTACCGACAAACCCAAGAAACGCGTCAACAAAGGATCCAGCCCGACGCGACCGATCCACCGCCCACCCGGCCCGTCACCTTCACACACCTGTGCCCCGCATACACCGACACCGTCAGTGTCTTGCGCCGGTGTTTGCCCTGGTACGGCACCGGATTGTGGCCGCGCGCCTGCACGCTGACGGCCATCGTCCGCCTCGGTCCCGGGTTCTTGGCGACGGTGAAGGCACACACCGTCCCCCCGCTCCGGTAGACATGCACGGAACCCGTGGAGAACGGCACCGTCCGGACCTTGCGCCCCGGACACGACATCCCGGCGGCCTGTGCCTCGCCCGGCGCCGCGACGGCCAGCAGCCCGGACGCGGTCAGCACGGCCAGGCCGGCCGCCAGCCGTCGGCGTATCGCACCACTGTCCACTGTGTCGTCCTCCCCGTACCCCGGCGATGAGCGTACTGGTGTACGGACGCCAGACGTACGCCGGACGGTTGCGTGCCGACCGTCACGCGAGCTCTACGCCTACCGGCTCACCGACGAAAGTCCGCCACAGTTCGGCGTACCGCCCGCCGAGCGCCAGCAGTTCGTCGTGGGTGCCGTCCTCGGCGACCCGGCCGTGGGCCATCACCACGACCCGGTCCGCGCGGGCGGCCGTCGTGAGGCGATGGGCGACCACGAGGGTGGTACGGCGGCCCGCGATGCGGTCGGTGGCCTGGTTGACCTGGGCCTCGGTGGCCAGGTCCAGGGCGGCCGTCGCCTCGTCGAGGAGCAGGATGTCGGGGTCGACGAGTTCGGCGCGGGCGAGGGCGATCAGCTGGCGCTGGCCCGCCGAGAGGTTGCGGCCGCGCTCGGCGACCTCGTGGAGGTAGCCGCCGTCGAGGGTCGCGATCATCTCGTGGGCGCCCACCGCGCGGGCGGCGGCCTCCACCTCGGCGTCCGTCGCCCCGGGGCGGCCGTAGGCGATGGCGTCGCGGACGGTGCCCTGGAAGAGGTACGCCTCCTGCGGGACGACGCCGAGCCGGTGCCGGTACGCCGTCATGTCCAGGGCGCGCAGATCGGTGCCGTCGACGGTGACGCGGCCGCCGGTGGGGTCGTAGAAGCGGGCGACCAGCTTGACGAGGGTGGACTTTCCGGCGCCGGTCTCGCCGACGAAGGCGACGGTCTGGCCGGCGGGGATGCGCAGGTCCACGGCGGTGAGGGCTTCCTCGTCGGCCCCGTACGCGAAGTGCACGTCCTCGAAGGCGATCTCCCCGCGCAGGGAGAGCACGTCGAGGGGCTCGTCGGCGGACTTCGTCGACGTCGGCTCCTGGAGCAGCTCCTGGATGCGGCCCAGCGACACGGTCGCCTGCTGGTAGCCGTCGAAGACCTGGGAGAGCTGCTGGACCGGGGCGAAGAACAGGTCGATGTAGAGCAGGTACGCCACCAGCGCGCCGGTCGTCAGCGTCGTGTCGTCGATCCGGCCCGCGCCCACGATCAGTACTGCCGCCACGGCCGCCGACGACAGGAACTGTACGAAGGGGAAGTAGACCGAGATCAGCCACTGGCCCCGGATACGGGCCTGCCGGTAGCTGTCGCTGCGCTCCGCGAACCGCGCGCCGCCGTCCCGCTCGCGCCGGAAGGCCTGCACGATCCGGAGCCCGGAGACCGACTCCTGGAGGTCGGCGTTGACCGACGACACCCGCTCACGGGCCAGTTCGTAGGCCTTCACACTCGCCCGGCGGAAGAAGAACGTGGCGATGATCAGCGGCGGCAGGGTCGCGAAGACGACCAGCGCCAGCTCCAGGTCGATCACCAGCAGGGCGACCATGATGCCGAAGAAGGTGACGACCGAGACGAACGCGGTGACGAGTCCGGTCTGGAGGAAGGTCGACAGGGCGTCGACGTCCGTCGTCATCCGGGTCATGATCCGGCCGGTCAACTCGCGCTCGTAGTAGTCGAGTCCGAGCCGCTGGAGCTGGGCGAAGATCTTCAGGCGGAGCGAGTAGAGAACCCGCTCCCCCGTCCGCCCGGTCATCAGGGTCTCCCCGATCTGCGCCGCCCACTGCACGGTCACCGCGAGCAGCGCGAGCAGGGAGGCCACCCAGACCGCGCCGAGGGCGAGCTCGGAGACTCCGCTGTCGATGCCGTGCCGGATCAGGACCGGGAGGAGAAGGCCGCTGCCCGCGTCTACGGCGACCAGGGCGAGGCTGGCCAGCAGGGGGAGCCCGAAGCCGCGCAGCAGCCTGCGCAGGCCGTAGGACTCCTCCGGGGTGACCGCGCGGGCCTCGTCGACGTCCGGGGCGTCGGTCGCCGGGGGCAGCGCCTCGACCTGGGCGAGGAGTTCCGGGGTGGCGGGGGCGCCGTCCATCGCGGTGTCGCGCGGGGTGCGCTCGCCTGCCCACAGCCGGGGCGTGACCCCGCTCTCGGCGTCGAACTCGGCGTCCAGCTCGGCCCGTACGGAGGTGTCCTCCTGCGGGAGGGCCGGCGGGGTGTGTCCGGGCGAGACGCCGCCCAGCTCGTCGGGGTCGGTGAGCAGGCGCCGGTACAGGGCCGAGCGTTCCTGGAGTTCTTCGTGGGTGCCGAGGTCGGCGAGCCGGCCGCCGTCGAGGACGGCGATGCGGTCGGCGAGGTTCAGGGTGGAGCGGCGGTGGGCGATCAGGAGGGTGGTGCGGCCCTCCATGACCTGTGCCAGGGCCTCGTGGATCTCGTGTTCCACGCGGGCGTCCACGGCGGAGGTGGCGTCGTCGAGGACCAGCAGGCGCGGGTCGGTGAGGATGGCGCGGGCGAGGGCGACGCGCTGGCGCTGGCCGCCGGAGAGGGTGAGGCCGTGCTCGCCGACCTTGGTGTCGTAGCCGGCGGGCAGCTCGGCGATGAAGCGGTCCGCCTGGGCGGCGCGGGCGGCCTGCTCGATCTGTTCCTGGGTGGCGTCGGGGCGGCCGTAGGCGATGTTGTTGCGGACCGTGTCGGAGAAGAGGAAGGAGTCCTCGGGGACCAGTCCGATCGCGGCCCGGAGGGAGTCCTGGGTGAGTTCGCGGACGTCGTGTCCGCCGATGAGGACGGCGCCGTGGGTGACGTCGTAGAAGCGCGGCAGCAGGAGTGAGACGGTCGACTTGCCGGAGCCGGAGGAGCCGACGACGGCGAGGGTCTCGCCGGGGCGGATCTCGAAGCTCAGCCCGTCCAGCACCGGGCGGCCGTCTTCGTAGCCAAAGGAGACGTCGTCGAACTCGACGGTTGCCGGGGCGTCGGCGGGAAGGTCCTTGGTGCCGTCCTTCATGGAAGGCTCGGTGTCGATCAGCTCAAGCACCCGCTCGGTACCTGCCCGCGCCTGCTGGCCGAAGGTAAGGACCATGGCGAGCATACGGACCGGGCCGACGAGCTGGGCGAGATAGGCCGAGAAGGCGACGAAGGTGCCGAGCGTGATGTGGCCGCGTACGGCGAGCCAGCCGCCGAGGGCGAGCATGGCGACCTGGCCCAGGGCGGGGACGGCCTGGAGCGCCGGGGTGTACTTGGAGTTGAACCGGATGGTGCGCAGCCGTCCGGCGAAGAGCCGTCGGCTGACGTCCCTGAGCTTGCCGGTCTCCTGCTCCTCCTGCCCGAAGCCCTTGACCACGCGGACACCGCTGACGGCACCGTCGACGACGCCCGCGACGGCCGCCGCCTGGGCCTGGGCGTACCAGGTGGCGGGGTGGAGCTTGGTGCGGCTGCGCTTGGCGATCCACCACAGGGCGGGGGCGATGGCGAGCGCGACGAGCGTGAGCGGCAGGGACAGCCACACCATCACGACGAGGGAAATGACGAACAGGGCGAAGTTCCCGATGGTCATCGGGAGCATGAAGAGCAGCCCCTGGATCAGCTGGAGATCACTGGTCGCCCGCCCGACGACCTGCCCGGTGGACAGCTCGTCCTGCCGCCGCCCGTCGAGCCGGGTGATCGTCTCGTACATCTCGGTACGGAGATCGTGCTGGACATCGAGGGCGAGGCGACCGCCGTAGTACCGCCGGACGTACGTCAGCACGTACACAATGACGGCCGACGCGATGAGCAGCCCCGCCCACATCGCCATGCCACGGCTCTTGTCGCCGATCACATCATCGATGATCACCTTGGTGATCAACGGCACCAGCGCCATGACGGCCATACCGACCAGCGAGGATCCCAGGGCAAGGACGACGTCCTTCGGGTAGCGCCAGGCATACCCCCACAGCCTCCGCGCCCAACCCTGCCGCGCTACCACGTCCGGCCTCCCCGTGTGATCGTCCACGGACATCACCAACGTGTTCGGCCCCGGTTTTCATCCCGGGATGAGCATCTGCGCCCAGTACACCTGAGTAGCACGTCGGTGCCGCCATGGACTGGGGCCCGGCTTTGATCATCAGCATGAAGAAGAACACCGTGCTCATCGCTGTCGCCGTCGTCCTCGTGGCGCTGTTCGCGCTGCTCGCCAAGGGGTGCGAAGCGGTGGCGGGCGGGCCGGTGGGCACGACCGACGAGTTCCGCGAGCACGTACGGGCCACCACGAAGGCCGGTACCAGTGTGTACCGGGCACTGTCCCCCGCGCCGGCCGACGATCCGTACCCCTCCCAGGAGGGCAGCTCCTCCTGTGTCGACGACTTCGGCTGGGACGACGGTGATGTCATCCGGGACCGGCCGATCTTCACCTGGGACCTGGACTACGCGACCACCGACGACTTCCGCGCCGCGCTGAAGGCCCTGGAGGCGGCCTGGCGCGAGGACGGCCGCAAGGTCGAGAAGGTCGAGAACGGCATCGCCACCACCCTCGACGACGGCGTCCGGATCACCGTCCACCTGGGGTGGTACAGCGACAAGCCCGAGCTGCGTGCGGAGGGCAGGTGCATGCGCTACACGGACACCCACGGCGACGCCTACGACTACATGCACGACGACAACGGCGACGGGACCGTCGACGAGTACGAGAAGCCCGGCTGGTGACCCTCAGGGCAGCAGCCTCTGCTCCTTCGCCACCGACACCGCTCCCGCCCTGGTGTCCACGCCGAGCTTGTCGTAGATGCGGCCGAGGTGGGTCTTGACCGTGGCCTCGCTGATGAACAGGGCCTTGGCGATCTCGCGGTTGCCGAGGCCCTGGGAGAGCTTGCCGAGGATCTCGCGTTCGCGGTCGGTCAGGGTGGGGCGGGGGTTGCGGAGGTTGGCCATCACCCGGCCTGCCACCGGCGCGGAGAGCGCGGTGCGGCCTTGCGCGGCCGCGTGGATCGCGGCGAAGAGTTCCTCGGGGCGCTCGGCCTTCAGGAGGTAGCCGGTGGCGCCGGCCTCGATGGCTCGGGTGATGTCGGCGTCGGTGTCGTAGGTGGTGAGCACGAGGACGTGGGGGGCGCCGGACGGCGTGTTCGAGGTCAGGCGGCGAGTCGTCTCCACGCCGTCGATGCCCTCCCCCAGCTGGAGGTCCATCAGGACGACGTCCGGCGTGAGCTTCGCCACCAGCGCCAGCGCCTCCTCGCCGGTGCCCGCCTCGCCGACGACCTCGATGTCGGGGGCGCTGTCGAGGAGGGCGAGCAGCCCGGCCCGTACGACGGCGTGGTCGTCGCAGAGCAGGATCCGTACGGTCATGGCGTGTTCTCCAGGGGGATCGCGACCGACAGGACCGTGCCCTCGCCCGGCGCCGACTCCACGGCCAGCGTCCCGCCGAGCTGCCGTACCCGCGCCCGGATC of the Streptomyces sp. NBC_00287 genome contains:
- a CDS encoding ABC transporter ATP-binding protein translates to MVARQGWARRLWGYAWRYPKDVVLALGSSLVGMAVMALVPLITKVIIDDVIGDKSRGMAMWAGLLIASAVIVYVLTYVRRYYGGRLALDVQHDLRTEMYETITRLDGRRQDELSTGQVVGRATSDLQLIQGLLFMLPMTIGNFALFVISLVVMVWLSLPLTLVALAIAPALWWIAKRSRTKLHPATWYAQAQAAAVAGVVDGAVSGVRVVKGFGQEEQETGKLRDVSRRLFAGRLRTIRFNSKYTPALQAVPALGQVAMLALGGWLAVRGHITLGTFVAFSAYLAQLVGPVRMLAMVLTFGQQARAGTERVLELIDTEPSMKDGTKDLPADAPATVEFDDVSFGYEDGRPVLDGLSFEIRPGETLAVVGSSGSGKSTVSLLLPRFYDVTHGAVLIGGHDVRELTQDSLRAAIGLVPEDSFLFSDTVRNNIAYGRPDATQEQIEQAARAAQADRFIAELPAGYDTKVGEHGLTLSGGQRQRVALARAILTDPRLLVLDDATSAVDARVEHEIHEALAQVMEGRTTLLIAHRRSTLNLADRIAVLDGGRLADLGTHEELQERSALYRRLLTDPDELGGVSPGHTPPALPQEDTSVRAELDAEFDAESGVTPRLWAGERTPRDTAMDGAPATPELLAQVEALPPATDAPDVDEARAVTPEESYGLRRLLRGFGLPLLASLALVAVDAGSGLLLPVLIRHGIDSGVSELALGAVWVASLLALLAVTVQWAAQIGETLMTGRTGERVLYSLRLKIFAQLQRLGLDYYERELTGRIMTRMTTDVDALSTFLQTGLVTAFVSVVTFFGIMVALLVIDLELALVVFATLPPLIIATFFFRRASVKAYELARERVSSVNADLQESVSGLRIVQAFRRERDGGARFAERSDSYRQARIRGQWLISVYFPFVQFLSSAAVAAVLIVGAGRIDDTTLTTGALVAYLLYIDLFFAPVQQLSQVFDGYQQATVSLGRIQELLQEPTSTKSADEPLDVLSLRGEIAFEDVHFAYGADEEALTAVDLRIPAGQTVAFVGETGAGKSTLVKLVARFYDPTGGRVTVDGTDLRALDMTAYRHRLGVVPQEAYLFQGTVRDAIAYGRPGATDAEVEAAARAVGAHEMIATLDGGYLHEVAERGRNLSAGQRQLIALARAELVDPDILLLDEATAALDLATEAQVNQATDRIAGRRTTLVVAHRLTTAARADRVVVMAHGRVAEDGTHDELLALGGRYAELWRTFVGEPVGVELA
- a CDS encoding response regulator transcription factor gives rise to the protein MTVRILLCDDHAVVRAGLLALLDSAPDIEVVGEAGTGEEALALVAKLTPDVVLMDLQLGEGIDGVETTRRLTSNTPSGAPHVLVLTTYDTDADITRAIEAGATGYLLKAERPEELFAAIHAAAQGRTALSAPVAGRVMANLRNPRPTLTDREREILGKLSQGLGNREIAKALFISEATVKTHLGRIYDKLGVDTRAGAVSVAKEQRLLP
- a CDS encoding S28 family serine protease codes for the protein MRKALRWLLALTVLIGTLSTAGAATAAQPEATTDIKDRLLSIPGMSLVEEKPYTGYRFFVLNYTQPVDHRQPSKGTFQQRITVLHKDVSRPTVFYTGGYNVSTTPSRREPTQIVDGNQISMEYRYFTPSRPAPADWTKLDIWQAASDQHRIFKALKPLYDKKWLSTGGSKGGMTATYYERFYPRDMDGVVAYVAPNDVVNKEDSAYDEFFANVGTEECRDRLNGVQREALVRREPLEQRYAAYAAENGYTFDTVGSLDKAYEATVLDYVWGFWQYSLLSDCGTIPADAKNATDEEIWTSIDTIAGFSFYTDQGLEPYTPYYYQAGTQLGAPTIVFPHIEKQYIRYGYLPPRYFVPRSIPMTFQPYAMRDVDSWVRHNARQMLFVYGENDPWGAEPFRLGKGARDSYVFTAPGANHGARVAGLVDSEKALATAKILEWAGVASAAVKADASLAKPLAKFDAKLDKRGVERTLRP